The nucleotide sequence TCAGCCCCGCCGCGCCGACATATGCCGCCAGAGGCATGTTCTACAACCCGCTGATGAGTGGAGCCGACCCGTCGGTGGTCTACCACGATGGCTTCTATTACCTCGTGCAGAGTGACGGCGACATCTGGGTGACGAAATCGGCCACGCTGACCGGCATCGGCAGCGGGACGCGCGTGAAGGTCTGGAGCCGCGCGGCCAGCGGCGGGCTGTGCTGCAACGTGTGGGCACCTGAGCTATTGTTTCTCAACAACAGGTGGTACATCTACTTCGCGGCGGACGACGGCAACAATGCCAATCACCGCATGTACGTGATCGAGAGCACCGGCACGAACCCACAGGGCACCTACTACGCGCCCAAGAAGCTGGCCCCGCCCACCGACCGCTGGGCGATCGACGGCACGGTGCTGCGCAAAGACGACGGCACGCTCTACTTCCTCTGGTCGGGCTGGCCTGGCTTCAGCAACGGCCAGCAAAACCTGTATATCGCGCCGATGAGCAGCCCGACGACCATCAGCGGCGATCGGGCGCTGATCTCGCAGCCCACCAACGCCTGGGAGCGCATCGGCGGCAATGGCAGCACGTGGCCCTACATCAACGAGGGGCCGGAGGTGCTCAAGCGCAACGGCAAGATCTTCATCGTCTACTCGGCGAGCGGCAGTTGGACCGACGATTACTGCCTGGGCATGCTCACCGCCAGCAGCGCGGCCAACGTCATGCTCGCCAGCTCGTGGACCAAATCGGCGGGCTGTGTCTTCTCCAAGAATACCGGCGCGTACGGCCCCGGCCACAACTCGTTCACCACCTCGCCCGACGGGTCCGAGGACTGGCATCTGTATCACGCCAATACCACCTCCGGCACCGGCTGGAACGGTCGCACGATCCGCGCGCAGAAGATTACCTGGAACGCCGACGGCACGCCCTACTTCGGGCGGCCCGTGCCCGCCAACACCGCGCTCGTAGGACCGTCGGGCGAGCGCTACGAGGCCGAGCACGCCACGATCAACCGCGCCACCGCCCGCAACGCCTGCTGCGGCGCGTCCAACGGCAGAGTCGTCGGCTATATCGACTACGCCGATAGCTATGTGGACTTCTATAACGTCAACGTGCCGACGGCAGGCAACTACGCGCTGACGGTGCGCTTCGCCAACGGATCGGGCACCACCAGCACGCATACCGTCTCGGTCAACGGCGGCGTGAGCACCACCATCAGCTATCCCAACACCGGCTGGGATAACTGGACCTCCACGACGATCCGCCTCAATCTGAACGCTGGCAACAACACGATCCGCTTCGGCAAAGGCGCGAACTACGCCGAGCTGGACTACATCGACATTCCGCGCTACGAGGCCGAGCACGCCGCGATTAACCATGCCACGATCAGAAGCGCCTGCTGCGGCGCGTCCAACGGCAGAGTCGCGGCCTACATCGACTACGCCGACAGCTATGTCCACTTCAACAACATCAA is from Herpetosiphonaceae bacterium and encodes:
- a CDS encoding family 43 glycosylhydrolase, giving the protein MQIKAALARLSWIVLLAGALLSPAAPTYAARGMFYNPLMSGADPSVVYHDGFYYLVQSDGDIWVTKSATLTGIGSGTRVKVWSRAASGGLCCNVWAPELLFLNNRWYIYFAADDGNNANHRMYVIESTGTNPQGTYYAPKKLAPPTDRWAIDGTVLRKDDGTLYFLWSGWPGFSNGQQNLYIAPMSSPTTISGDRALISQPTNAWERIGGNGSTWPYINEGPEVLKRNGKIFIVYSASGSWTDDYCLGMLTASSAANVMLASSWTKSAGCVFSKNTGAYGPGHNSFTTSPDGSEDWHLYHANTTSGTGWNGRTIRAQKITWNADGTPYFGRPVPANTALVGPSGERYEAEHATINRATARNACCGASNGRVVGYIDYADSYVDFYNVNVPTAGNYALTVRFANGSGTTSTHTVSVNGGVSTTISYPNTGWDNWTSTTIRLNLNAGNNTIRFGKGANYAELDYIDIPRYEAEHAAINHATIRSACCGASNGRVAAYIDYADSYVHFNNINVPTAGNYALTVRFANGSGTTSTHTVSVNGGVSTTISYPNTGWDNWSTVTMSVNLNAGNNTIRFGKGANYAELDCIEVSR